The genomic interval CTGTTTTATTTTGATTAAAATAGACTTTATATAGGTTAAAATCAGATGTCATTTAAACAAATCACATCCTGGTTTTTACCTTCCATATGCAATTTAAAAGAGTTAATAAAAGCTCGCGCCGTGTCCAATGATGTCAAGCATGGTATTGAGTTTTCCACCGCCAACCTCCTTATTTTGAATCCATCCCTTTGAGGAACTCTTCCACGAGTAGGAGTATTAACTATTATGTTTATTTCTCTTTTCCTTATTGCATCACTAATGTTAGGTCCGGATTGGCTCACCTTATTGATAGCTTCAGCCTTTATTCCATTCAAGTTTAAAACCCTGGCAGTACCTTCAGTTGCAAGTATATGGAAGCCTATTTTTTGAAATTCTTCAGCAACGGAAATAGCTTCCTGTTTGTAAATATCTGCAACTGTAATCAAAACAGTCCCTTTTTCAGGGAAGGCATATCCTGCTGCCGTTAATCCCTTATATAATGCTTCGTACAGGCTTCTGCCAATACCCAATACTTCACCTGTAGACTTCATTTCAGGACCTAAGCTCACTTCAACCATAGGCAGCTTATCAAAAGAGAACACCGGCACTTTTACAGCCACCATACCCTTCGAAGGATAAAGGCCTGTCATGTAACCCATGTCTCTTAATTTTTCTCCCAGCATTGCCCTGGTTGCCAGCTCAACCATCGGTATTCCCGTTACTTTGCTGATATAGGGCACTGTACGGCTTGAACGGGGATTTACCTCAATTACGTATAGTTTTCCATTATGTTCTATAAACTGTATATTTATAAGGCCTTTTACCTGCAGAGATATCATGAGCTTTTTAGTCCATTCCACAATTTGCTCTATAATATGATTAGGTATATTTACGGAAGGATATACAGATATGCTGTCACCCGAATGTATTCCCGCCTTCTCAATATGCTCCATTATTCCTGGAATAAGGATGTCTTCACCGTCACAAATGGCATCTACTTCCACTTCTCTGCCAATAATATATTTGTCAATTAATATAGGATGTTCCTGCCTGGTCCTGTTGATTATCTCCATATATTCAATTATATCCTCCATATTATAGGCAATTTCCATTCCCTGTCCTCCAAGTACATATGAAGGTCTTACCAGTACCGGATACCCCAACCTTTCAGCAGTATTGACCGCTTCTTCAACGGTAAATACCGTATCTCCCGCAGGCCTTGTTATTCCAAGCTCACCAAGCAGTGTATCAAATTCTTCCCTGTCCTCAGCCTTGTTAATGTATTCCATCTGAGTGCCCAGAATTTTATAACCTGCTTCATGAACTGCTTTTGCAAGTTTAATGGCACTCTGGCCTCCAAACTGGACCATTACACCATCAGGCTTTTCTTTATCAAGTATATTCAGTACATATTCCGGTGTCAAGGGCTCAAAATACAGACGGTCTGAAACATCAAAATCTGTGCTGACAGTTTCGGGATTATTGTTTATTATGACAGCTTCATAACCTAGTTTCTTTAATGCCCAGATGCAATGAACAGAACAGTAGTCAAATTCAATTCCCTGGCCGATTCTAATAGGTCCTGAACCTATTACCACCACCTTTCCCTTTGTTCCCGGATTTACTTCATTTTCTTGCCCGTAGGAAGAATAGTAATAGGGACTTACTGCTTCAAACTCCGCAGCACACGTATCCACCACTTTATAGGCAGGTATTACTCCCCACTCTTCTCTATTTTTACGGATGTCTTTTGTTTTTGCTTTCAAAAACCTGGCAATTGCCTCATCTGAAAAGCCTTTATCTTTGCAAGATTTCAGGGTTTCTCTGTCAAGCTGCTCAAATGATAATTTTTTCAATTTTTCTTCCAATTCTACTATATTTAAAAATTTATAAAGAAAGAAGGGGTCAATCTGAGTTTTCCGGTTTACTTCATCCACCGGAATTCCTCTCCGTAAAGCTTCCGCAACTACAAATAAGCGTTCATGAGTTTTTTCTTCCAACTTTTTGGCTATTTCTTCTTTACTTAAATTTGACAGGTGTACCATTTCCAGCGAGTCAATACCAAGTTCCAAGGAGTGTACTGCTTTCATCAAGGCCATCTCAAAGGTTGTTCCTATAGCCATCA from Bacillota bacterium carries:
- the carB gene encoding carbamoyl-phosphate synthase large subunit; this translates as MPKKKDINTVLVIGSGPIIIGQAAEFDYAGTQACRALKEEGVRVILANSNPATIMTDMHMADRVYIEPLTARVIKNIIIKEKPDSILPTLGGQTGLNLAMELAESGFLDEQNVKLLGTLADSIRKAEDREMFKKTMEEIGEPVIQSVVASNVEKALEFADEAGYPVIVRPAYTLGGTGGGIAKNAEELERIAADGIRSSRVNQVLIEKSVAGWKEIEYEVIRDSKGNCITVCNMENIDPVGIHTGDSIVVAPSLTLRDREYQMLRTASIKIISALGIEGGCNIQFALDPESMKYYVIEVNPRVSRSSALASKATGYPIAKVATKIALGYSLDEIQNNVTGKTFACFEPALDYVVVKIPRWPFDKFVKADTSLGTRMKATGEVMAIGTTFEMALMKAVHSLELGIDSLEMVHLSNLSKEEIAKKLEEKTHERLFVVAEALRRGIPVDEVNRKTQIDPFFLYKFLNIVELEEKLKKLSFEQLDRETLKSCKDKGFSDEAIARFLKAKTKDIRKNREEWGVIPAYKVVDTCAAEFEAVSPYYYSSYGQENEVNPGTKGKVVVIGSGPIRIGQGIEFDYCSVHCIWALKKLGYEAVIINNNPETVSTDFDVSDRLYFEPLTPEYVLNILDKEKPDGVMVQFGGQSAIKLAKAVHEAGYKILGTQMEYINKAEDREEFDTLLGELGITRPAGDTVFTVEEAVNTAERLGYPVLVRPSYVLGGQGMEIAYNMEDIIEYMEIINRTRQEHPILIDKYIIGREVEVDAICDGEDILIPGIMEHIEKAGIHSGDSISVYPSVNIPNHIIEQIVEWTKKLMISLQVKGLINIQFIEHNGKLYVIEVNPRSSRTVPYISKVTGIPMVELATRAMLGEKLRDMGYMTGLYPSKGMVAVKVPVFSFDKLPMVEVSLGPEMKSTGEVLGIGRSLYEALYKGLTAAGYAFPEKGTVLITVADIYKQEAISVAEEFQKIGFHILATEGTARVLNLNGIKAEAINKVSQSGPNISDAIRKREINIIVNTPTRGRVPQRDGFKIRRLAVENSIPCLTSLDTARAFINSFKLHMEGKNQDVICLNDI